The DNA window ATCGGCCTGGGCTACGTCGGCATGCCGCTCGCCAAGGAGGCGGTCGCCGCTGGTCTGCGCGTCGTCGGTGTCGACGTCGACCCCCGCAAGGTCGAGGCGCTCACCGCCGCGCGGTCCTACATCGACGACCTGACCGACGCCGACCTTGAGCACATGCTGGCCAACGGTTTCACCGCCACGCTCGACGAGAGCGTGCTGGCCCGGAGCAACACCATCGTCATCTGCGTGCCGACGCCGCTGGACGAGGACCACCGCCCCGACCTCTCCGCGGTCGAGGGCGCCTCCAAGGCCGTCGCCCGCAACCTCACCAAGGGCACCCTCGTCGTGCTGGAGTCCACCACGTGGCCCGGCACCACCGACGAACTGGTCCGCCCCCTGCTGGAGGGCTCCGGCCTGACCGCCGGCGAGGACTTCCACCTGGCCTTCTCGCCCGAGCGCATCGACCCGGGCAACCCCAAGTTCGGCCTGCGCAACACCCCCAAGGTCGTCGGCGGCTACACCGCGACCTGCCGGGACCGCGCGACGGCGTTCTACGGCCGCTTCATCGAGCAGGTCGTGCCGGTCAGCGGCACCCGCGAGGCCGAGATGGCCAAGCTGCTGGAGAACACCTACCGGCACGTGAACATCGCCCTCGTCAACGAGATGGCGATCTTCTGCGACGAGCTCGGCGTCAACCTGTGGGAGTCGATCGAGGCGGCGGCGACCAAGCCGTTCGGCTTCCAGAAGTTCCTGCCGGGACCGGGCGTCGGCGGGCACTGCATCCCCGTCGACCCGTCCTACCTGTCCTACACGGTGCGCAAGCTCGGCTACCCGTTCCGGTTCGTGGAGCTGGCGCAGGAGATCAACGAGCGGATGCCGTCGTACGTGGTGGCGCGCGTCCAGCGATTGCTCAACCGGCATAAGAAGGCCGTGAACGGCGCCAAAGTCGTTATGCTCGGCGTCACCTACAAACCGGATATCGCGGACGAGAGGGAGACCCCGGCACTGCCGGTGGCCCGCGCGCTGCTCGAACTGGGCGCCGACCTCTCGTTCGCGGACCCGTACGTCAAGGAATGGTCGGTGGACGGCACCCCGGTGCCGCGTGAGGAGGATCTGGCCGAGGCCGTGGTCGACGCGGACGTGACGCTGCTGCTCCAGCAGCATGCCGCGTTCGATCTCGACATGGTCGAGGCTAAGGCCAGGCTCGTGCTCGACACCCGCGGCGTCCTCGCCGAGGGTGAACGCGTCGAGCGGCTGTAGCGACGGAGGGCTGCGCGCAGTGCACGTGCTCGTCATGACGGTGGTGCATAACCCCGAGGACGCGAGGATCCTGCATCGGCAGATCCGCGCGCTCGTGGATGCCGGTCATGAGGTCACGTATGCCGCCTCGTTCACCGGTTTCGGCGTCGTCCCGCGTCCCTGGGTCAACGGCGTCGATCTGCCCCGGGCCGCCCAGCGCAAGCGGGTCGCCGCCGTCTGGGCCGCGCGCCGGCTGTTCAAGCGCATGCGCGACAAGGTCGACCTGGTGCTGATCCATGACCCCGAACTGCTGTTCGCGGTGTGGGGCGTGCGCAACCGGCCGCCGGTCGTGTGGGACGTCCACGAGGACACCCCGGCCACGCTCTCGCTCAAGCCGTGGCTGCCCTCGCCGCTGCGCCCGCCGGTGCGTTTCCTCGCGCGCCTGCTCGAAGGCACCGCCGAGCGCCACCTGCACCTCCTGCTGGCCGAGACCGCGTACGCGGGCCGGTTCAAGGACGCCCACCCGATCGTGCCCAACGAGACCTGGGTGCCCGACTCCGTCACCCCGCCCGGCGACGACCGCGTGGTCTACCTCGGCTGGCTGTCGCGGGCACGGGGCGTCCTGGAGGCGGTCGAGGTGGCCAAGCTGCTGCAGCCGTACCGGGTGGCGGTGGAGCTCATCGGCTACGCCGACCCGCAGAGCCGTCCGGTGCTCAACCAGGCCGTGACCGAGGGCCTGCTGGAGTGGCGCGACTTCATGCCCAACGACGAGGCGCTGAAGCGGCTCGACGGCGCGCTCGCCGGGCTGTCGCTGCTGCACGACGAGCCCAACTACCGCCACTCGATGCCCACCAAGATCGTCGAGTACATGGCGCACGGCATCCCGGTCATCACCACCCCCTCGCCGCGCGCCGTGGAACTCGTCGAGCGCTACGACAGCGGCGTGGTCGTGCCCTGGCAGGACCCGAAGGCGGTGGCCCAGGCCGTGCTGACGCTCCGCGACGACGTACGCGAGCGCAAGGCGCAGGGCGCGCGCGGCTACGCGGCGGCCCGCGCCAACCACCACTGGCCCAACTCCGCCAAGCGCTTCGTCGCCCAGCTCGAAGCGTGGGCGGGGGTCAAGCCATAGCGGGCGGCGGGTCGTCCAAGATGCGCTGGCTCCTCTTCGTCGTGGGCGTGGCGATCCTGGCCGTGGTGGCCGCCGTGGTCATCGTGCTGCAGCCCGGCCCCGAGCAGAAGGTCGCGTCCGTGGTGAGGACCACCCCGGGCACGCCCACTCCCTCCGCCGACGCCCCCACGCCCAAGGTGAGCGAGTTCACCGACGACTGTGGAACGTTCGAGACCAAGGAGAAGGCCCCCTACGCGGTCACCGGCTACTGGATCACCCCGAAGTCGAACCCCTGCACCTGGCGCACCCAGCTCAAGGAGATCCACGACGTCGGCGGCGACACCATCATCAGGATCGGCTACGGGCTGCAGTTCCGCACGGTCTCGTCCTCCGGGGAGATCCTGACGAGGGACGGCGAGCTGGACTCCCTCTACAAGGGCTGCCGCGAGGACGGCATGAGCTGCCACGACGCCGCCGAGCGCGACCTGAGGAAGGCCAACCCGGGCAACCGCATCGGCCGCGTCTACGTCTACCGCACCGACGAGTCGTACGGGCCCGACCTGTTCCGCTGCCCCGAGGTGGAGCACACGATCAGGGCCGGCAAGCGCACCTACTTCCGCATCATCACCCAGCCGGACGGCTCGGACGACTCCACCTGCGACTTCTCCGCCAAGGGCGCCCCCTACGACCTGATCCTCGTCGCCGGCGCCGAGACCGACAGCCTGACCCAGCTCCTCGACCTCGGCGACCGGTTCGGCATGCGCGTCTTCCCCGCGCTGCCGCTCGCGCCCCGCGACCCCGACACCCCGATCAGGGCCAACAAGAAGCACCTCGGCACGCTGACCACCCTCACCCGGCGGATCCTCCAGGACTACGGCGCTCGCGTCGCCGACCGTGAATCCCTGGGCGGCGTCTACCAGCCGTTCGAGGTGCAGATGTCGGACACGCTGGCCTCGAACCCGACGCTGGAGGTCTACGCCGACCAGCACACGATCGTCGAGCAGGAACTGCCGGGCAAGCCCATCCTCATCAGCCCCTACATGGACGCGCGCAAGCGGGTGCCGTTCGGCCAGACGCCCAAGCAGGTGGCGGAGGCGTTCAAGGAGCTGGCCAAGACCGGGGTCGGCATCATCGCGCCGCAGGACAGCCGCGGCACCGGCAAGGTGGGCCTGTTCTGGCCGGACGAGCGCCGCGCCGAGGTGGACGAGCGGCTGCGGCCGGTGGTCGGCGAGGCCACGTACGGCACCGCCTACCACGGCTCCACCCGCGACTACTACCGCGAGATGTCGCTGGCCCGCGAGCAGATGGTCCAGGCCGGCTACCAGGTGGACCTGTGGGCGAACGTGGAGGCGTTCGAGCCGTCCGGCGAGCAGCCGTGCGCCCCGCAGGGCACCCGCGGCAAGACCGACAAGAAACGCCTCGACCAGGCGGTCACCATGACCGGCCGGTACGTCCAGAAGGTCGTCTCCTACATGTGGAGCGACTTCATGACCTGCGGCCAGCCGTCGCTGGAGAAGGAGATCACCGCCGACTGGCGGCGGCCGATCGCCGTGGACGCCATCAGGCACTCGCGCGACATCCAGGACGGTGTCGAGGTGCGCGGCTACAACCTCAAGGACGGCACCGTCTCCGTCGAGTGGTCCGGCGGCGTGCGCGACCTGGTCGTCTCCGAGGTCGGCTGGCTGGACGAGGACCCGCTGGAGGAGCTGCCCGAGGGCATGGCGACGGCGTGGGTGCCGTTCGACTGGACTCAGGTGCCGGCCGGCGAATGGGTACGGATCACCGTCAAGGGGACAGAGGGCCTGGTCTCCACCGAGCCCCTGCACGTGCGGATCACGTCCTGACCGGCCGTTCGCGGCCCGCTCGCCGGTGCGTGTAACGTGCGGTGCATGGTCCCGAGCGTGCCGGTCAGCGTCGACCTGGTGGTGCTCACCGTGCGCAACAACGCCCTGAGCGCCCTGGTCTGGCGCCGCGACAACCCGCCGTTCCTGCGGCGCTGGTCGTTGTCGGGCGGGTTCATCCAGCTCGACGAGGACCTTCCCGACGCCGCCCGGCGCATCCTGGCCGAGCGGGCCGGCCTGCCCGGCGCGCCGGTGCACCTGGAGCAGCTCCAGACCTACGGCTACCCCGACCGCGACCCGCGCCAGCGCGTGCTGAGCGTCGCCTACCTCGGCCTCGCCCCTGACCTGCCCGCCTCGGAGAAGGCCCACATGAGCTGGCAGCCGGTCGACGCCCTCACCGTCATGGCCTTCGACCACCGCCGCATCATGCTCGACGGCGTCGAGCGGGCCCGCGCCAAGCTGGAGTACACCTCGCTGGGCGCGGCCTTCTGCGCGCCCGAGTTCACGGTGGCGGACCTGCGGCGGGTCTACGAGATCGTCTGGGGCCGCCCGCTCGACCCGCGCAACTTCCACCGCAAGGTCACCAAGGCCGAGGGCTTCCTCGTCGAGACCGGCGGCACCACCACGCGCGACGGCGGCCGGCCCGCCAAGCTCTACCGGCGCGGGCCCGCCGAGCTGCTGCATCCGCCGATGCTGCGCTCGCTCAAGGATTAGTCCCGGTCAGGAACTAAGGTAGGGGCATGCCTCGATTCCGCCAGATCCTGGACAGCATGGCCCCGTACAAACCGGGCAAGGCGGTTGCCGCACCCGACGGGCGGTCCTACAAGCTGTCCTCCAACGAGTCGCCCTACGACCCGCTGCCGTCCGTGGTGGAGGCGGTCGCCGAGGGCGCGC is part of the Nonomuraea coxensis DSM 45129 genome and encodes:
- a CDS encoding nucleotide sugar dehydrogenase, yielding MPLAKEAVAAGLRVVGVDVDPRKVEALTAARSYIDDLTDADLEHMLANGFTATLDESVLARSNTIVICVPTPLDEDHRPDLSAVEGASKAVARNLTKGTLVVLESTTWPGTTDELVRPLLEGSGLTAGEDFHLAFSPERIDPGNPKFGLRNTPKVVGGYTATCRDRATAFYGRFIEQVVPVSGTREAEMAKLLENTYRHVNIALVNEMAIFCDELGVNLWESIEAAATKPFGFQKFLPGPGVGGHCIPVDPSYLSYTVRKLGYPFRFVELAQEINERMPSYVVARVQRLLNRHKKAVNGAKVVMLGVTYKPDIADERETPALPVARALLELGADLSFADPYVKEWSVDGTPVPREEDLAEAVVDADVTLLLQQHAAFDLDMVEAKARLVLDTRGVLAEGERVERL
- a CDS encoding glycosyltransferase gives rise to the protein MHVLVMTVVHNPEDARILHRQIRALVDAGHEVTYAASFTGFGVVPRPWVNGVDLPRAAQRKRVAAVWAARRLFKRMRDKVDLVLIHDPELLFAVWGVRNRPPVVWDVHEDTPATLSLKPWLPSPLRPPVRFLARLLEGTAERHLHLLLAETAYAGRFKDAHPIVPNETWVPDSVTPPGDDRVVYLGWLSRARGVLEAVEVAKLLQPYRVAVELIGYADPQSRPVLNQAVTEGLLEWRDFMPNDEALKRLDGALAGLSLLHDEPNYRHSMPTKIVEYMAHGIPVITTPSPRAVELVERYDSGVVVPWQDPKAVAQAVLTLRDDVRERKAQGARGYAAARANHHWPNSAKRFVAQLEAWAGVKP
- a CDS encoding DUF4434 domain-containing protein, producing MRWLLFVVGVAILAVVAAVVIVLQPGPEQKVASVVRTTPGTPTPSADAPTPKVSEFTDDCGTFETKEKAPYAVTGYWITPKSNPCTWRTQLKEIHDVGGDTIIRIGYGLQFRTVSSSGEILTRDGELDSLYKGCREDGMSCHDAAERDLRKANPGNRIGRVYVYRTDESYGPDLFRCPEVEHTIRAGKRTYFRIITQPDGSDDSTCDFSAKGAPYDLILVAGAETDSLTQLLDLGDRFGMRVFPALPLAPRDPDTPIRANKKHLGTLTTLTRRILQDYGARVADRESLGGVYQPFEVQMSDTLASNPTLEVYADQHTIVEQELPGKPILISPYMDARKRVPFGQTPKQVAEAFKELAKTGVGIIAPQDSRGTGKVGLFWPDERRAEVDERLRPVVGEATYGTAYHGSTRDYYREMSLAREQMVQAGYQVDLWANVEAFEPSGEQPCAPQGTRGKTDKKRLDQAVTMTGRYVQKVVSYMWSDFMTCGQPSLEKEITADWRRPIAVDAIRHSRDIQDGVEVRGYNLKDGTVSVEWSGGVRDLVVSEVGWLDEDPLEELPEGMATAWVPFDWTQVPAGEWVRITVKGTEGLVSTEPLHVRITS
- a CDS encoding NUDIX hydrolase is translated as MVPSVPVSVDLVVLTVRNNALSALVWRRDNPPFLRRWSLSGGFIQLDEDLPDAARRILAERAGLPGAPVHLEQLQTYGYPDRDPRQRVLSVAYLGLAPDLPASEKAHMSWQPVDALTVMAFDHRRIMLDGVERARAKLEYTSLGAAFCAPEFTVADLRRVYEIVWGRPLDPRNFHRKVTKAEGFLVETGGTTTRDGGRPAKLYRRGPAELLHPPMLRSLKD